From Punica granatum isolate Tunisia-2019 chromosome 1, ASM765513v2, whole genome shotgun sequence:
GTACCTATAAGTAGCCATGGAAGAGAGGTTAGGAGACCATTCACAAGCAATTACTAATAGACACAAAAGATTAACTGCATGCAAGTGAAGTTCCTACCAGCTCTCCCCTAGTCGATAAATGCCCTGTCCTTCCAAAAGGAGGAGGCCGTGCTGATTATAGTGGACCTCCTGCAAATCACAATTAATAGTGCACGGGGGGTCAGCTATTTTACCCGCAGTCTTACTATCCCTCAAGAAGCTCTAGACTCGGGAGCTGTTGAAAACGCATCCCTTTCATCTCAAGAAACTATAAGCGTGATCAGTTCATGTAATTCTATAAAGATGTCCTTTGAAGTAGAGTTGAGAACCAGACATCAGCTGTAGTTGACCAAAAAAGTATACTGAGGAAGAGCAAAATACCTTAACATTTAGATATTCTCCAGGTTGAAAATCCATAATCTGCACAAAGTGCAGATCATTAGTCCATGCAGTAACATGGAACAGAGCATCATTTCCAAATTATAGAATAACAGAGTAGCTAGAAGATAAAGGAAATCACATATATCACTCTTCGGAATGGATTGAAAATATAGTTGAAGATAGATGGAGACTGCATCCAAGATCACAGGCCGCAGCAATAAAGAATACAAGAACAAATTATTGCTCACGTGAATATTAAAGTCATACGCCAAAGATGTGGGGAGCAGCTTCCGGAGTTCAAAAACCTGATGGCAATAAAAGAGCGACTCTCAGATGTTCACCATCTCAAATCTGAAATCATATTATacgaagcagcagcagcgaGAGGTATACTATTCAGTAGTCACCTCTCCTGGAGTTTCAAGAAGCGGCTGCTTGTCTGTCGAGCCGACAATCTCCTCGGGTTTATGATCATTCAGATAGGCATAccttgaagaagaaaatttactGAGTGTTTTGACGGTACAATTAATGGAAAACAAGATAATAGATATTCATTTATACCCTGAACTAGAATCACAAAATTTTTCTTTAGcaaaattaatattagaaAACAAGCTGTTTTCCctcttttgtttctttctaAAGCAAGTAAATAGtccatttttctctcaagcACAAGATTTTACCTTCTTTCAAAAACGATCAAAGTAGCGGATGAATCACACGCGATTGAATGCTCAAAATTTGGGGGTAGATAAGCATATGAATCCACCTGCGAGATTAAGAGACATGGCATCAGATGCTAATAGACCtctccaccaaaaaaaatgacCTATTCTACTAATAAACCTTCAATCACTTGAAAGAGATATTTAACTGCCATACCTCCAACTTACGGCTTCTGCCGGCTGCATTAGTCAGGGTGGCTGTTCCCTGAACCACAAAGATGAACCTGATTGAAATTTTCAACGTACCACATGTTATATCCTTTAAATTATACCAAAATCAACTCCAGGGGAAGAAAGGTTAGAATGATTACGAAACCTCTCAATGTCATTAGTGGGGAGTCCTGATCTTGAATTCTCTGCACAATGGACAGTATTTATCGGTGATAGTTATCATTTGAAGCCCAAATCCAAGCTAGTGATACAGACTCATCTAATATGTTGAGTTATGCAGAGTTTATGAACACTTCAGAGATGGTTATACAAGATATGATGATGAACTCTATACAGTCTAGAAGGATTCATTGACCTGAAGACACAAATAATCTATTTGTAATATTCATGATAACCAGGAAGCATAGGAAAAGCCTGAGACAGCCACAAAATTCTCTTAATAAAAAGATGGGCAGACCTGCCATCCTTGCTAAGTACATGACGAAATGCGAACCCATAGCTGGAGTTATTAAGAATGCACCCAATGTGTAGGTCCTGCCAGAGTTATTTCAAATTCCAGTGACTCCCTTAAGAAGTCATATCTACTTTTCAAATCATAATccaaattatagaaaaaggaatggaaaataaaaagggaagACAAATAGTACCAATCAGGTAGAGGGCTCCAAACATGACTTTCTGGTGTTATAAGAGCATGGTCACTCCGGTAAACGCTTCGTGTGAAACCTGGCAGGTCTGCAAAGAGAGGACTATATGCATGAGGAGAAAATATAAGACTTTGCATATATGCCAGAAGATGAAGGCTTCCTGCCTCTTAAGCTATACCAAACAAATAAAGCCGTCTATAGCTCGTACGAAGGTAGAACATTCTGACTTATCCCGGTAAATGAAAAAGTTTCTAGATATTATACTGCCACTAATATCTCTTTCCTATCGGTGCTTGGTATGTAAATTTCCCTGCTTTTGAGAGCTTCCAAAGACATTGAGTCATCCATCTACATTCGCCAATTTGAACCACAAGGATAACTACTACCCAAAGCACAGTCAAAACTGATAAACAAGCACAGTATGTATCAGCAGAAGATTGCAGCAAAGAACTGATTACTGATCCCACATGACAATAAAAGCTTTAGCCCTTCAGTCGAATAGCTAGTATTTCTTAGATGTTGATCAGCAATCCAGCTGATATTCTGCCTATTCCTTGATACTATTACTTGACAACGCCACAAATCCTCCTAGGGCCTCCTCAGCATCAGTCAAATCGAGCATATACCTTTATCAGTGACTAGACTGACCTTGAAGGTGAGATGGAGAGAGCGTGGGATTGGTGACCTTCCAGTACATATGAGGGTCGGATTCCGACACGGGGCTAACAATATATTGCCCGGAACAGAACCCATCTCCGGACGCGGAAACCGCAATCAGACCTGAAACAATCGGAGCCCCACACGTTCACTGTCGCCATTAGCTAAATCAAGATTCCTAAAGCTGAGCTTCaagttcgaatcattagaacAACATCAACGGTTCCAAAGGTCGTGACTTTCGTCGATTATCAGGGGAAATGAAATGTGGGCACATACCAAGATTGACGAGGAGAACGAGTGAAAGGTATGGACACCAAGCAGAGGGGCAAAGCATGGTGGGTTCAAGAATCAAATGGGACCAAACCATCCTTGGACAGCGTGGGATGTGCTTCGTCGGACGACGGGGTTCTGATTTGAGCTCAGTTGATCGTGTCGGAATGGGATGCTAGTGAGGACTGGAGAGAAGACAACAAGCAGCTGTGTGCTGGAGAATGCTGACGACTGTCGGATTTTTTATGGACTGTGACTGTGACAGCAAGTGTTTGGAATCTGAGCGAATCATGCCAAGAAGGCCAATATGCGATTCATgacattatattatttttgacaaaaatcaccaattttttttctattgtttttactttttattgtttaatttcctattgtttttgttattcaaaaaacaaaaatggtttttatttatatatattttgcttgATAGGGGCCTAAGCCCAAAGAGGCCCCCAAAGATGAGAAGATTCACATTGAGATGGCCCAATTTAGATCCACGCACAACAAGTACTCTTGATCGTGTCGAAAAGAAGGATGACAAAGCCATCTCGATCAAATGTCTAGAATTGAATGAGACTATTATCTCTTCTTCTATAAATTAAGACGGATTAAGAAATGCCTCTTCGTGTTGGTGATGAAGTTCTCTGGAACGCTGATAATCGGAGCACATTGATTAGTCTTGTAGGACGGAAAACAATGAAACAGACAGAAGCCCGGAATGGCCATTATCAAGACGACTTATTGCAATCCATGAATGAAAGAATCTGTAGATCAGTATTATAACCCTCATAAAAATGGTCTAAAACAGCTGGAGAGCTCTGAACTTCCAACcttaaactttaaaaaaagacACTCGCTAATGCAGAGTTTTCCTTCGCTTTCCAGATTTTTGAGCAATTTCATCAATAATTTCTGATGACCTCCCTAGCAGCTAGTACTTTTGAGTGACGGATTCGTGGTTGttacatatattattagagCTGACCTTGGCCCACAACTATGTGAGATTGCGGGTAGTTGTTATGAGGGCTATCCACAAATTCGAATCCGTGGGAGATATATTCTGGACTACGGTCCAAGAACCCAACGATGACGCTAGAGTTAATTGGGGTAGTTTGTCATGCTCCGCGAATTTCACATCGGTTGTACAAGTatgagatcttggatttataTGGAAGGTTCAATTAGGTCATTAGTAGCTAACACTTTTGAGGACGGGTTTGTGGTTGTTACACGAAGTGACTTGAAGAGTGAATGAGAAGAAAACATATAATGAGTCGGTAAAGGTCCCTTCGCCTTGCCGTCTCAACACTTTGATTCTGCAGTGCTCAAATGCCTAAAGAAAGGAGAAACTTAATGTACTGTTTGCATTAGATGCCGATGCATACAGTGGCTAATAGGAGGATGAACttggaaataaataaaaaaaaaaacacttagCAAACCAAAGAAAATCGGACATTAACCAGGAATTGTATATATCATGATCAATTTAAAGCAAACGAAAGAGGTTCCCCAAGGAGTTGCAGTCACGCCTCTTCGATGCCCACTGGCATGGTATTTCCGGGTTTGATCTCGCAGCTATTCCCTGAAAGTCCTCCCCTCGTGTTCTCCTGAGATTCATGCCCGGGCTCATCAGATCCCACATGATGCCTTATGTGCCTCTTTTCCGGGGTGTCCATAAAATGCTGAGGATTATAATATCTGGCCATGGACAATGCCTGGGCGACAGTCATCCATCCGAACACACAAACAAAGGCTAATATAAACAACACAAAAACTCTAAGAGCAAGAAATTGTTCGGGAGTGTTGTTTAAGAACGCGACAGAGTAGGTTAGCAGCAAGAAAGTCGCGGACATAATGAGCAAGTTGCTAGCCGAGGCCCCTGGCAAATTGAGAATGATCTCACCCAGAGAGAGTGCGAAGGCCACACTGTTGAAAGCGAGGTAACAGGACAACAGGCGGCCGCTCATGATCATCTTCCCAGGTGATGATGAGTCCTCATCTTGCCAGAATCCACCCGGCGGACTGAGAATTCCCTGATAGGCAGCCGTAGCTATAAGTACTGCTACCACTAGAATCGCTTCACGAGACTTCTCATTTCCTCCCCTTCCCAGTTCTACCTTTCCTCCTCTTCCCAATTCTAAAATGGACTTTATGATTCTGTCGAGCATCACCATCAGAACAATGGGAATATTGCCAAAGCGTATATAGAGGATGGTATGATGATTTCCTTCCAATCGGGCCTGTAAGTAACGATAGACGGCACGCGGTAAACCTAGTCTGCTGCATAGAATCCTCCCTATTTGTTCATCGCTTTCTGGCCGTCTTTCCTCATGAATGGACAGAGCTGTTTTGCCATTGAAGTTCTTGGCATCTCTGTCAACACATGGGAACAGCATCGACACCACCTTAATTTTCATGGAAGCAAATGCTATTAGTTTTTGTCCAATTCCATCTATAATCGATATATCTTTTGAATCGTTTTAGAAATAAATTTCCAAAATCATGCAAAACggtgccttttttttttgtttaatgcAGAttcatgtgtgtgtgtatatatatatctggaAATTCTAtgatgtgtgtatatatatatatatatatctggaAATTCTATGATGCATGCATGTACTATACATACAAATACTTACTTGAAAAACTTCGAGCGAATTACTTATAATTCAAGCAAATAAAGTAAATTTCTTTAGATCAAATAATTGATTCGAAAAAATACGAGTATTATTCTTGCATGttccatacatatatatatattacgatCCGTTGTGAGAGCCAACAGCTAATCCCGAATCCCGAAAAATCTAAAATGGAGACTTCTTTACTTTTAATGCTGTTTATTCGTGGTATCGTGGTCAGGAATCTCGGATTACTGCCACAATCCATGAATTTTTATGCGTTTGGCAGGAAACTGGAGCCTGGGAATCCCACGTCGGGCTTTCCCGGGCTCCCAAATTGTCTCTGTCAACAATAAGGTGGAGTTGACGCTCTTGCCCCGTGCAAGAGCGCcaacttcattttttatttatttatttatatatcaatatatataatatataaatattaaatatattttatttttatttatatttcatataaatattagatataatacataaatactatatattatatatttatatcaaatattaatataaacatataaaaaattacttatatataaatatatttaaaatttaaaaataataaaatataaagtgTGGGgtatatttgtaaaattactTTACTTTCTCATcgatttatttaatataccaAACGTAATAATCTCACATTACCTTATACTTTCCCAAATACACAATAACTTACCAAACATGGTAATATCATATTCCTTGTAATATATAACATTCCCGAGCTTACTTTCTCTGCAATCTGACATTTCCTGTAATCTAACAATCGGTGAACGAAATGACCCCTTTTAGTCTCAGTCCTTCCCATATCAAATGGAAAATTATTTAGTCACGGACGGGGATCATCCAAGGAGGAATCGAATGAATACAGTTGACTGTAAATGCAACATAGTCGACTAGAACTAAGATGCAGTCGACTGGGTTGCACTAGTAATCGACGATGTTCACCCCAGCCAGTGCCATCGGGATCGGATAAGCTTCCCAAATGGACCCCAAATTCCATCGTGAAATTTTATAAACCACTTCAACGTTTGTTTAAAATGTTggtttattataatttatttattggttTTTGTGTGCACCACCTAGGATCCAAAAATtcactaagaggtaaaactctcatagtcgtaaattttctcaattcacaaGAGTCGAACTCAAAACCTTGCTTAAAGGGAATAAGCGTTGAATCCCCGTATTAACCCATGGTTTCTTTTATTGTTTGAATGTTTGTCCATGAATTAAAGTTGATTTGAGTTTTGAATAATAGAAAATTAGATTAAAGGATGAGAATAGAAAGTACTCAACCGTACGctagtttaaaaaaaaagtaccaaACAGAAATGGacagagaaaaatgaaaaggatttgtACTAGGCTCATGAGCCTTTttatgtaacaaaaaaaatgaaaaggatttaaaacaaaaaaatgtgtacctaccaaaaaaaacagaaaaatatgtaaaagtaAGTAATGTTAATGAGTTGatagtattatttttcatatttattttagaaaGTGAGACGCGTGTTCTGagcatataattttaaaataaataataagaaactaataaattaataaactcATCCAGCTACTAAGCTTGGAGGGAAAATCTCGCTAGTGGGATCTGTTGCATCttattttcctcttcttcctacCTCAATGAAATTCAAAAGTCCCccataatgaaaaataaaattcactgaaaattttaaatagaaaAGAGCGTTCGTACGTTGATTTTGGGGAAGAGAAAGAGATAAAATACAGAAAGAGGCAGAGAAAGATAGCTACTGGATGGAATTAATTTACAATCTCGCACTCGACGTAAGggcaattaaataataaaatttaattgaaaaagagTGTCATTTGTAACTCGATGGaattctaataactaataaatctTGCCTTCATCTAATTTTTTGATTACAATAGAAGTTTATGagtctagtacaatgaaatataaattctaaatTCTAATAAAGGGATATAGGTAGTCCCACTGAGTATCGAACGTTGAACCACTTCATTCCAGGCGAGGGTATACACTACTGTGCTACAGCATCGTCTAACAATTTAAAAGTTCCTAGTTCAATTCTGATTGTGAAACTACTTGTAtttctttattaaatttacACTTTTATTGTATTACATTTATAAGTtttcttataatcgaaaataataaaatttatggtACAATAAGTCAAATTGGAAATCCTATTTGTATATTAACATGGGTAAAGAGGAatatgatagtacaaaatgtttcaaagttataacatgatagtacaaaccgtcatcttgTTATTGACGTCGTCAAGCCGATGCTGATAGTACAAAATCAgtttttgtgggacgttacatgatggtgcaaaatgttttgatgttgtaacttaatagtacaaaatgttttacgtaagttacatgatggcgTAAAATTTATAGTCTTATAAAGGATGATTTGACAGCGTCAGTGGCGAGATGACGATTTGTACTATCATattacaattttgaaacattttgtactatcaaatagcaaaaaaactttttgaaccaacctgatacattattaaaattttttagacTACTAATATAATTAACTCTtctttttaagaaaaaggaaaagtcaGAGGGCAGGCCACGTGGGCTGGGAGTAGGCCATGCGGCCTGCTCTCATTAGCCGGGCACTCCCCCCCAGATGGGCGGAGTGCCGGGATGGTTGTCCCAAGTGCCACATGAGCGGGAGGCGCTCCCGCGGCACTCGCCCTAAGACAAGGACAGAGACAACCTATAATAAGCACAAAAAAGCCCTATTTCCCTAGAAATCTGTGGGAAAACATAAGACGATCTAGTAATTGGTCTTAATGCAagcatatgaaaaaaaaaatggaaatagaAAGTTAAACAAACCATTTTTTAATCTCACATATATAAGAAATATAGAAGGAGAGAGAGCAGAGAAAGGGGAGCATCAAATAAGCCCGATTAAACTCATCAGGATACATAACCCAAACAAAACCTAATACGAAAATGTATGTATGGCCGCTATTAAATTCAGAATCTGTTGATGTCGTACCTGAGGCTGGTTTTTGCGAGTCGCGACATGCAATACGGTGTCACCATCAAAGTTCTTCCAATCCAGGATATGTTCTCTCTCGGCTTTCAATATCCATCCAAAGAGAACTTTAAATGACTCGAACTTGCTACTTTCCACCGCAATGTGCACGGCAGTCTCCCACTGGGCGGTCAAATCCTCGATGGAAGATGGGCAAACATAGAGTAACTCGGCCAACAGCTGCGGTGGTGCAAATTCAACTGCGACGTGAAAGGGCGTCTTGCCTTCCTTACCTTTGACCCGAATCAGCTCAGGTTCGAGCATCATCAGTGCCCTCGCAGTCTTCCATTGCCTATTCAGCAAGGCCAAGTGCATCGGAGTAAGGCCCTCAGGATTCAGCTTCCTAGCAAACGATGGCTTTAGGACAGCCACCTCAACGGCAAACTTGGCCCTCCCATGGGATGATGAGTCAGTCCTCTCATCGTTACCAGAGCTAGCAGCTATATGCAGAGGAGTCTCTGCAAAGGGTGCTTCATATTTAATTGAATCCAAAATGTCTGGTTTCCGACCGAGTAAATTGTACAACTCCTTGATATCTCCTCTTTCAGCCACGGCTTCGAGCAATCTATGCGACATGTCGATATCTCCTCCTTTAGCCGCAGCTTCAAACGGACTATCATTGTTGGACATCTTTCACCGATTTATCGAACTTGGAACGCCAATTGCGTCTTTAGCACGTTCAGTCATCGAATCAGTGATTGAGAGGGTGTTTTGGGTGCAGAAGATAGGCAGTAGCAAATGATTAGGAGGGAGAGAATCAACAGCACAGGGTTATATagaaaacataaataaataaataataacaaataaaagaaaagggatttGCTGTTTTCTGTGAGATCTCATATTTACCCTCCATTTGTTtcacataaataatttttcgaAAGAAAACCATTTACATGAAAACAATTTCCAGGTAGTTTACTTTCCCATGTTTGGAAGGATACAAGTAAATCATCTTCATGTGCTTGGAGAAATGTGTCAATATCGAAGAGGATGTAGCAGTGATACACGCTCTCACTTAGTAACAAAGAGTTTACAGGTTCGTTACTCATGATAGGATTAtccatgtatttttattaattattagaatttttatttcagtgTACTAGATTCATATGTTTCATTTAtatctgaaaagaaaaaaaaagtgtcaaCTTAggtaagagagagaaagagtaGTGCAGCTGAGAAAATGAATTtcgaaaatttttatatgaattcattttccttatttttgcCTTTATTTTGTAAATTGACTGAAAACACTCTCCTATTGACCAAAGGATCTTGCATAAccaatatagaaaaataataaatgcacGTTCCTGCAAATTACTTTTTCCGAAACAAACGAGccttatattttatttctttcactTAAAACATAGTACGCTGGGACTGTTCAtccaacttcttttttttttttttcaatagcAAGAACACGGATTCTTGTTTTCTTACCTGAAACTAATTCCTATTATATACCCATTTACACGTTTCTTTCGATTACGAGGGAGGGATATGGCCTAAGATAAAATAGTATCGGAACTTCATGATTCCAATCAATTCGCGCCAAGCTTCATTTCTCAAactcatctatatatatagtaacttAAACTACTCTCACAAGAGCCTTCCATGTGTGCATTTTCAACAAACCCTTAGCTCATTGTGCAATGTGAATTCTTTGCCTTAATAAActtaatttttctctttttttccatcTCTTTTTTCGCACGAAGAACACTCTTTTTATTTCCAATACTTGATTGTCCCAAACATCTAATTGATTCGGTCCATCTttagctttttctttttcgcaTTTATTCTATCGaatccttttctctttttttttttggtagatatCGAACATCCTTTAGGCCATTTctcatataatatttttgcatTTCTCGCGACCTTTACACTTTGCTCCATCTTTAGCCATTTCCTTTTCGCATATTAATCTATCGACCATCCTTTtagtttttacttttcttcacGAC
This genomic window contains:
- the LOC116215122 gene encoding (S)-ureidoglycine aminohydrolase isoform X2; translated protein: MYWKVTNPTLSPSHLQDLPGFTRSVYRSDHALITPESHVWSPLPDWTYTLGAFLITPAMGSHFVMYLARMAENSRSGLPTNDIERFIFVVQGTATLTNAAGRSRKLEVDSYAYLPPNFEHSIACDSSATLIVFERRYAYLNDHKPEEIVGSTDKQPLLETPGEVFELRKLLPTSLAYDFNIHIMDFQPGEYLNVKEVHYNQHGLLLLEGQGIYRLGESWYPVQAGDVIWMAPFVPQWYAALGKTRSRYLLYKDVNRNPL
- the LOC116215120 gene encoding ankyrin repeat-containing protein At5g02620-like, whose protein sequence is MSNNDSPFEAAAKGGDIDMSHRLLEAVAERGDIKELYNLLGRKPDILDSIKYEAPFAETPLHIAASSGNDERTDSSSHGRAKFAVEVAVLKPSFARKLNPEGLTPMHLALLNRQWKTARALMMLEPELIRVKGKEGKTPFHVAVEFAPPQLLAELLYVCPSSIEDLTAQWETAVHIAVESSKFESFKVLFGWILKAEREHILDWKNFDGDTVLHVATRKNQPQVVSMLFPCVDRDAKNFNGKTALSIHEERRPESDEQIGRILCSRLGLPRAVYRYLQARLEGNHHTILYIRFGNIPIVLMVMLDRIIKSILELGRGGKVELGRGGNEKSREAILVVAVLIATAAYQGILSPPGGFWQDEDSSSPGKMIMSGRLLSCYLAFNSVAFALSLGEIILNLPGASASNLLIMSATFLLLTYSVAFLNNTPEQFLALRVFVLFILAFVCVFGWMTVAQALSMARYYNPQHFMDTPEKRHIRHHVGSDEPGHESQENTRGGLSGNSCEIKPGNTMPVGIEEA
- the LOC116215122 gene encoding (S)-ureidoglycine aminohydrolase isoform X1, producing the protein MVWSHLILEPTMLCPSAWCPYLSLVLLVNLGLIAVSASGDGFCSGQYIVSPVSESDPHMYWKVTNPTLSPSHLQDLPGFTRSVYRSDHALITPESHVWSPLPDWTYTLGAFLITPAMGSHFVMYLARMAENSRSGLPTNDIERFIFVVQGTATLTNAAGRSRKLEVDSYAYLPPNFEHSIACDSSATLIVFERRYAYLNDHKPEEIVGSTDKQPLLETPGEVFELRKLLPTSLAYDFNIHIMDFQPGEYLNVKEVHYNQHGLLLLEGQGIYRLGESWYPVQAGDVIWMAPFVPQWYAALGKTRSRYLLYKDVNRNPL